Proteins co-encoded in one Myxococcus xanthus genomic window:
- a CDS encoding S1C family serine protease, which translates to MFAFILAAVLTQSPVVPAAPSPPPAPGTPEAVPAVPLSTLPPATHELFQRIEGQVAQVRIIERRSGTRSSIGSAFFVSAAGHAVTNYHVISDVVIHPEDYTAELVLKGGAEPVPVRLVDVDVVHDLAIIQTATPVQSFFDLDDREPPQGARLFAMGNPRDLGTTIVEGTYNGFIHDALYERLHFSGAINPGMSGGPTLTGEGRVVGVNVATMGNQVGFLVPVKHARALLARALEAKDSGAQALLDTVRAQLLDNQQRVTERLLGAPVPQQTLGSYRVPGRWGTFLKCWGDTPHDPEVPYTVTNYQCSSEEDIFVSSRHRTGVVAFLHQHATSQKLGALRFSALYSALFSQDPDAVEATRQDVTNYRCQSEFVDVAGLPVRAALCMRAYRKFPGLYDLVLRAATLNGSTSGVDTSLTLAGFTADNGRKLARRYLEGLSWTK; encoded by the coding sequence ATGTTCGCCTTCATCCTCGCAGCGGTGCTCACGCAGTCGCCGGTGGTGCCGGCGGCGCCGAGCCCGCCTCCCGCACCTGGCACCCCCGAAGCCGTGCCCGCCGTGCCCTTGAGCACGCTGCCACCCGCCACGCACGAGCTGTTCCAGCGCATCGAGGGACAGGTCGCGCAGGTGCGCATCATCGAGCGGCGCTCTGGCACGCGCTCGTCCATCGGCTCGGCCTTCTTCGTGTCGGCCGCCGGGCACGCGGTGACGAACTACCACGTGATTTCCGACGTGGTCATCCACCCGGAGGACTACACGGCGGAGCTGGTCCTGAAGGGCGGCGCAGAGCCCGTGCCGGTGCGCCTGGTGGACGTGGACGTCGTGCACGACCTGGCCATCATCCAGACGGCCACCCCGGTGCAGAGCTTCTTCGACCTGGACGACCGCGAGCCGCCGCAGGGCGCGCGCCTGTTCGCCATGGGCAATCCGCGCGATCTGGGCACCACCATCGTGGAGGGGACGTACAACGGCTTCATCCACGACGCGCTCTATGAGCGGCTGCACTTCAGCGGGGCCATCAATCCGGGCATGAGCGGCGGCCCCACGCTCACGGGAGAGGGCCGCGTGGTGGGCGTCAACGTGGCGACCATGGGCAACCAGGTGGGCTTTCTGGTGCCGGTGAAGCACGCGCGCGCGCTGCTGGCCCGCGCGCTGGAAGCCAAGGACTCCGGCGCGCAGGCGCTGCTGGATACCGTGCGCGCGCAGCTCCTGGACAACCAGCAGCGCGTCACCGAAAGGCTGCTGGGCGCGCCCGTGCCGCAGCAGACGCTGGGCAGCTACCGCGTGCCGGGGCGCTGGGGCACGTTTCTCAAGTGCTGGGGGGACACGCCGCATGACCCCGAGGTGCCGTACACGGTGACGAACTACCAGTGCTCGTCGGAGGAGGACATCTTCGTGTCCTCGCGCCACCGGACGGGCGTGGTGGCCTTCCTGCATCAACACGCCACCAGCCAGAAGCTGGGGGCGCTGCGCTTCTCCGCGCTCTACAGCGCGCTCTTCTCACAGGACCCGGACGCGGTGGAGGCCACACGGCAGGACGTCACCAACTACCGCTGCCAGTCGGAGTTCGTGGACGTGGCGGGCCTGCCCGTCCGTGCCGCGCTGTGCATGCGTGCCTACCGGAAGTTCCCCGGCCTCTATGACCTGGTGCTGCGCGCGGCCACGCTCAATGGCAGCACCAGCGGCGTGGACACGTCGCTCACGCTGGCTGGCTTCACCGCGGACAATGGCCGCAAGCTGGCGCGCCGCTACCTGGAGGGGCTGTCGTGGACGAAGTAA
- a CDS encoding aldo/keto reductase gives MKYTNLGRTGLRVSRLGLGCMSYGTPKWRPWVLDEEAAQPFFRRAVELGINFFDTADMYSLGASEEITGRALRRYARMDEVVLATKVYFPMGDGQNMRGLSRKHIVQGCEASLKRLGVEAIDLYQIHRMDPNTPLEETLAALDQLVRQGKVRYLGASSAYAWQFARALGVADLRGWTRFVSMQGHYNLVYREEEREMLPLCEAEGIGVIPWSPLARGLLAGSRKSLKDRDATTRAKSDTLSPMLYDQASDWDVAEANRSVAEKRNVPPAQTALAWLLSRPAVTAPIIGATKLEHLEDAVRAVDLKLTADEVKALEAPYQPHAVRGL, from the coding sequence ATGAAATACACCAACCTCGGACGCACGGGTCTTCGTGTGTCTCGTCTCGGCCTGGGCTGCATGAGCTACGGCACGCCCAAGTGGCGCCCCTGGGTGCTGGATGAAGAAGCCGCGCAGCCGTTCTTCCGCCGGGCGGTGGAGCTGGGCATCAACTTCTTCGACACCGCGGACATGTATTCACTGGGCGCGAGCGAGGAAATCACGGGCCGTGCCCTTCGCCGTTACGCGCGCATGGACGAGGTGGTGCTGGCCACCAAGGTCTACTTCCCCATGGGGGACGGGCAGAACATGCGGGGCCTGTCGCGCAAGCACATCGTCCAGGGCTGCGAGGCCAGCTTGAAGCGGCTGGGCGTGGAGGCCATCGACCTCTACCAGATTCACCGGATGGACCCGAACACGCCGCTGGAGGAGACGCTGGCCGCCCTGGACCAGCTCGTGCGCCAGGGCAAGGTGCGCTACCTGGGCGCGTCCTCCGCGTATGCGTGGCAGTTCGCGCGGGCGCTGGGAGTCGCGGACCTGCGCGGCTGGACGCGCTTCGTGTCCATGCAGGGCCACTACAACCTCGTCTATCGCGAGGAGGAGCGGGAGATGCTGCCCCTGTGCGAAGCCGAGGGCATTGGCGTCATCCCCTGGTCGCCGCTGGCTCGCGGCCTGCTCGCGGGCTCTCGCAAGTCGCTGAAGGACCGGGACGCCACCACGCGGGCGAAGTCGGACACGCTGTCACCCATGCTCTATGACCAGGCCAGTGACTGGGACGTGGCGGAAGCGAACCGGAGCGTCGCGGAGAAGCGCAACGTGCCTCCCGCGCAGACGGCCCTGGCCTGGCTCCTCTCGCGCCCCGCGGTGACGGCGCCCATCATCGGCGCCACGAAGCTGGAGCACCTGGAGGATGCGGTGCGCGCGGTGGACCTCAAGCTGACCGCCGACGAAGTGAAGGCCTTGGAGGCCCCCTACCAGCCTCACGCCGTGCGTGGACTCTGA
- a CDS encoding FHA domain-containing protein: MDEVIFLEVLEGDSVQARHRLERFPVNVGRGYGNDVILDDPKVSAEHLRIERREDGTLVLRDVGSQNGTYRVEPWAQLAELELATDIRVSVGDTVLRFRARGHPVEKTVVAAAPTAPRPRVFEQPRYFSLALQALLGASLLEGYLANYGRTDWGELTVALVVPLGITFLWAGGWSVASRIARRQFHYRTHATVAALVLLGSVVIQPLLTLVGFSLGVSGNLAWAHHVAFLSLMAWGLYWHLRYVTRWEPGRLIRVIAVVTLSFGALSRADAWLGNESFSTELGFRRSLLPPVFRLVGTEPLDDFFSDAVKVQEQVDALARDP, from the coding sequence GTGGACGAAGTAATCTTCCTGGAGGTGTTGGAAGGGGACTCCGTCCAGGCCCGTCATCGCCTGGAGCGCTTCCCCGTCAACGTCGGCCGGGGTTACGGCAACGACGTCATCCTGGATGACCCGAAGGTCTCCGCCGAGCACCTGCGCATCGAGCGCCGCGAGGACGGCACGCTGGTGCTGCGCGACGTGGGCAGCCAGAACGGTACCTACCGCGTGGAGCCCTGGGCGCAGTTGGCCGAGCTGGAGCTGGCCACGGATATCCGCGTGTCGGTGGGGGACACGGTGCTGCGCTTCCGCGCGCGCGGTCACCCGGTGGAGAAGACCGTCGTGGCGGCGGCGCCCACCGCGCCGAGGCCACGCGTGTTCGAGCAGCCCCGCTACTTCTCCCTGGCCCTGCAGGCCCTGCTGGGCGCCAGCCTGCTGGAAGGCTACCTGGCCAACTACGGGCGCACGGACTGGGGGGAGCTGACGGTGGCGCTGGTGGTGCCGCTGGGCATCACCTTCCTGTGGGCGGGTGGCTGGTCGGTGGCGAGCCGCATCGCCCGGCGCCAGTTCCACTACCGCACGCATGCCACCGTGGCCGCGCTGGTGCTGCTGGGCTCCGTCGTCATCCAGCCGCTGCTCACGCTGGTGGGCTTCAGCCTGGGGGTGAGCGGCAACCTGGCCTGGGCCCACCACGTCGCCTTCCTGTCGCTGATGGCCTGGGGGCTCTACTGGCACCTGCGCTACGTGACGCGCTGGGAGCCGGGGCGGCTCATCCGGGTCATCGCCGTCGTCACGCTGTCGTTTGGCGCGCTGTCGCGGGCGGATGCATGGCTGGGCAACGAGTCCTTCAGCACGGAGCTGGGCTTCCGCCGGTCGCTGCTGCCGCCGGTCTTCCGGCTGGTGGGAACCGAGCCCCTGGATGACTTCTTCTCCGACGCCGTGAAGGTCCAGGAACAGGTGGACGCGCTGGCGCGCGACCCGTGA
- a CDS encoding non-ribosomal peptide synthetase, whose product MHLPTRADPASEFVCPEDVTLVDMCRARAAAQPDDWIYTFLDEAGEQAVSYAELDASARAVAALLQRHLAPGERALLLYPPGRDYTLGFLACLYAGVVAVPAYPPDPMRLGRTLPRLQALVADCGARVALTTSGIADMVEPLTQGAPDLRALRWLATDSVFQHEAEAWRAPVLRGDSVAFLQYTSGSTGTPRGVVLRHRHLLHNSWLIARGFDTRPHPVAALWLPPYHDMGLIGGLIQALYRDIPSVLLPPMSFLHRPLRWLEAMSRFGATVCGAPNFAFDLCVRKTTPEQRAALDLSRLEVAFSGAEPVRADTLDRFVDAFAPAGFRREAFYPCYGLAEGTLIVSGGTRSAVPVVRRFARDGLLRGEARAPEVDAPATALVGCGQALGGQDVRVVDPETGRPCAPGRVGELWVRGPSVADGYWQRPDETERTFHGRLAGSGEGPYLRTGDLAVIDGGEVFITGRLKDVLVLRGLNYYPQDLEHAADRCHPGVRPGCGAAFAVDAGDEERLVIVQEVAAKVATPEAAAEVVASIRAALGEAHGLAVHAVVLITAGTLPKTSSGKVQRRATREAFLAGTLDEVHGWKEDAAAASLDIKPDAAPEAADVLAVLRSRLASLLGANGPALSVDVPLTHQGLDSLRALEVLHAVDEAWGVSPPITAVLQGQSLRELARWVERARTEGAEARPEAPAVMPGDPAAFVSDGQLALWFLQRMAPGSKAYHVSQAVRFVTPVDPGALARAFSVLVARHPALSSAFPEVQGAPARRACVAPPELARVEASTWTDEALRERLDADAREAFDMERGPLVRARLYTGAPRGDVLLLAMHHLVTDFWSLEVIAGELGALYTAEVRGTPSGLSPPPPVAPILLSLARRSTGAQGEALLAWWREHLGGELPVLELPTSFPRPRLQSFRGAQVTFRLPRETSTRLKALARTHGATPFMVLLAGYLAFLRRYSGQEDLIVGTPTTGRPRADLSRQVGYFVNPVALRARVPRTLSFSGLVARVRTTVLEVLEHQDLPFTRLVEQLQSRRDPSRAPIFQTMFALQSPRTENELLGAFAVGASGASARLGDDLTVESVPLSHPGAAFDLALMMTELEGAFVARLEYCADLFDAATAERMARHLGALLDAAVAQPEVPLGDLPLFAPDERRTLLALGRRTQDTRGALVPGIIHRIEDWAAKTPQAPALVAGASSWSYREVAAWVARLAARLRRHGVGPEVRVGTLLERGSSEQVVAFLAILKAGGTVVPQEPSYPPARVAWTLADCGARVLLAQERYAQRLALPEGVTLLPWEAHGEGDDMPDMSLWEAGEPPPDCAAYITYTSGSTGKPKGVMVPYRGTAHLCESMVSDLPVGPGSRVLQFASPAFDMSAWDYFLALASGGALHLSPGGPPAGDALYRMLREQRITSATLPPPVAALLPEGPLPDLSMFMVAAEACPASLVARFAEGRAFYNGYGPTEVTVGATWGVIAPDEVGPPNIGRSMPHVDTYVLDEALQPVPVGVAGELYVGGPSVARGYLDRPDLTAERFIPDPHGGEPGARLYRTGDMARRRADGRLDFQGRADAQLKIRGFRIEPGEVETALRELAGMRQAHVTSWRPSVDGEPRLVAYVVPPPGDILPPGELRARLREQLPEHMIPVDIVPVEALPLLATGKVDVRALPRPSLAVSPAGKPRTPLEETVARAWAEALGLPAVDVHAHFFDDLGGSSLSAVRACSRLGEALGQDVPITHFFEHPTIHELARRLQAEARPEPTSDVKHQSRAEARRQALQRRGRNPRGQD is encoded by the coding sequence ATGCACCTTCCGACCCGCGCCGACCCCGCCTCCGAATTCGTCTGCCCAGAGGACGTCACCCTCGTGGATATGTGTCGGGCTCGCGCCGCCGCGCAGCCAGACGACTGGATTTATACGTTTCTCGACGAGGCGGGGGAGCAGGCTGTCTCCTACGCGGAGTTGGACGCGAGCGCTCGCGCGGTGGCGGCGCTGCTACAACGACACCTGGCGCCCGGTGAGCGCGCGTTGCTGCTGTACCCGCCGGGCCGCGACTACACGTTGGGTTTCCTGGCGTGTCTCTACGCGGGCGTGGTGGCGGTGCCCGCCTATCCACCGGACCCGATGCGGCTGGGCCGCACCTTGCCCAGGCTCCAGGCGCTGGTGGCGGACTGTGGCGCCCGGGTGGCGCTGACGACTTCCGGCATCGCGGACATGGTGGAGCCCCTCACGCAAGGGGCGCCCGACTTGCGGGCGTTGCGCTGGTTGGCCACGGACTCCGTGTTCCAGCACGAAGCGGAGGCCTGGCGCGCGCCAGTCCTGCGGGGCGACTCGGTGGCGTTCCTGCAATACACCTCGGGCTCGACGGGGACGCCACGAGGCGTGGTGCTGCGGCACCGTCATCTGCTGCACAACTCGTGGTTGATTGCCCGGGGCTTCGACACCCGCCCCCACCCGGTGGCCGCCCTCTGGCTGCCGCCGTATCACGACATGGGGCTGATTGGAGGGCTCATCCAGGCGCTGTACCGCGACATCCCGTCGGTGCTGCTGCCTCCCATGTCCTTTCTCCATCGCCCGCTGCGGTGGCTGGAGGCGATGTCGCGTTTCGGTGCGACGGTCTGCGGCGCGCCCAACTTCGCGTTCGACTTGTGCGTGCGCAAAACCACGCCCGAACAGCGCGCGGCGCTGGACCTGAGCAGGCTGGAGGTGGCGTTCAGCGGCGCGGAGCCCGTACGCGCGGACACGTTGGATCGGTTCGTGGATGCGTTCGCCCCGGCGGGCTTCCGGCGCGAGGCCTTCTATCCTTGTTACGGGCTGGCGGAGGGAACGCTGATCGTCTCGGGAGGGACGCGCTCGGCCGTGCCGGTGGTGCGGCGTTTCGCTCGTGATGGCCTGCTGCGCGGCGAGGCGCGGGCGCCCGAGGTGGATGCTCCAGCGACGGCGCTGGTGGGATGCGGGCAGGCGCTGGGCGGCCAGGACGTGCGGGTGGTGGACCCGGAAACCGGCCGTCCATGTGCGCCGGGCCGCGTGGGCGAGCTCTGGGTGCGCGGTCCGAGCGTGGCGGACGGGTACTGGCAGCGCCCCGACGAAACGGAGCGCACGTTCCATGGCCGGCTGGCGGGCTCGGGGGAGGGCCCGTACTTGCGTACCGGAGACCTGGCGGTCATCGACGGCGGCGAGGTCTTCATCACCGGTCGCTTGAAGGACGTGCTTGTGTTGCGCGGCCTCAACTACTACCCGCAGGACCTGGAGCACGCCGCGGATCGCTGCCATCCCGGCGTGCGTCCCGGGTGTGGTGCCGCGTTCGCGGTGGACGCTGGCGACGAAGAGCGGCTGGTCATCGTGCAGGAGGTCGCCGCGAAGGTCGCCACGCCGGAAGCGGCGGCCGAGGTCGTCGCGAGCATCCGCGCGGCGCTGGGCGAAGCGCATGGCCTGGCCGTCCATGCCGTGGTGCTCATCACCGCCGGGACATTGCCGAAGACGTCGAGCGGCAAGGTGCAGCGGCGCGCCACGCGTGAGGCATTCCTGGCGGGGACGCTGGACGAGGTGCACGGATGGAAGGAGGACGCCGCGGCGGCGTCCTTGGACATCAAGCCTGACGCGGCACCCGAAGCGGCGGACGTGCTCGCGGTGCTCCGGTCCCGGCTGGCGTCACTGCTTGGCGCGAATGGACCGGCGCTGAGCGTGGATGTGCCCCTGACGCACCAGGGGCTCGACTCGCTGAGAGCGCTGGAGGTGTTGCACGCCGTGGACGAGGCATGGGGCGTGTCTCCACCCATCACGGCGGTGCTCCAGGGGCAGAGCCTCCGCGAACTGGCGCGGTGGGTCGAGCGGGCCCGGACCGAGGGCGCCGAGGCGCGGCCCGAGGCTCCGGCTGTCATGCCCGGCGACCCCGCGGCCTTCGTTTCCGATGGCCAGCTGGCATTGTGGTTCCTCCAGCGCATGGCTCCGGGCAGCAAGGCCTACCACGTGTCCCAAGCGGTGCGCTTCGTCACACCAGTGGACCCCGGAGCGCTTGCTCGTGCGTTCTCCGTGCTCGTTGCCCGTCACCCCGCGTTGTCGTCCGCGTTCCCCGAGGTGCAGGGGGCGCCAGCGAGGAGAGCCTGCGTCGCGCCGCCGGAGCTGGCGCGGGTGGAGGCGTCCACCTGGACGGATGAAGCGCTGCGTGAGCGGCTCGATGCGGATGCGCGGGAGGCCTTCGACATGGAGCGGGGCCCGCTGGTGCGCGCCCGGCTCTACACCGGTGCGCCACGCGGGGACGTGTTGCTGCTCGCCATGCACCACCTGGTCACGGACTTCTGGTCATTGGAGGTCATCGCGGGGGAACTGGGCGCGCTCTACACGGCCGAGGTCCGAGGCACGCCGTCCGGCCTGTCGCCGCCGCCACCCGTGGCTCCCATCCTCCTGTCGTTGGCGCGGCGGTCCACGGGAGCGCAGGGCGAAGCGCTCCTGGCCTGGTGGCGTGAGCACCTGGGGGGCGAGCTGCCCGTGTTGGAGCTGCCCACGTCGTTCCCTCGACCCAGGCTCCAGTCGTTCCGAGGGGCGCAGGTGACCTTCCGTCTGCCGCGCGAGACGTCCACGCGGCTCAAGGCCCTGGCGCGGACGCACGGCGCCACGCCGTTCATGGTGCTGCTGGCCGGTTACCTGGCGTTCCTGCGGCGCTACTCGGGGCAGGAGGACCTCATCGTCGGTACGCCGACCACGGGCCGCCCGCGAGCGGACCTGTCGCGACAGGTGGGCTACTTCGTCAACCCCGTGGCCCTGCGCGCCCGGGTGCCGCGCACGCTGTCCTTCTCTGGCCTGGTGGCGCGGGTTCGAACCACCGTGCTGGAGGTGCTGGAGCATCAGGATCTGCCCTTCACGCGGCTCGTCGAGCAGCTTCAGTCGCGGCGTGACCCGTCGCGCGCGCCCATCTTCCAGACGATGTTCGCCTTGCAGTCCCCCCGTACCGAGAACGAGCTCCTGGGCGCGTTCGCCGTCGGGGCTTCGGGCGCGAGCGCCCGGCTGGGCGATGACCTGACGGTCGAATCCGTCCCGCTGAGCCATCCCGGCGCCGCCTTCGACCTCGCGCTGATGATGACGGAGCTGGAAGGGGCCTTCGTGGCGAGGTTGGAGTACTGCGCCGACCTCTTCGACGCCGCGACCGCCGAACGGATGGCGCGCCACCTGGGGGCGCTGCTGGATGCCGCCGTGGCGCAGCCGGAGGTGCCGCTGGGCGACCTGCCCCTGTTCGCTCCCGACGAGCGCCGCACACTGCTGGCGCTGGGACGGAGGACACAGGACACGCGGGGCGCGCTCGTGCCCGGCATCATTCACCGAATCGAGGACTGGGCCGCGAAGACGCCGCAGGCGCCTGCGCTCGTCGCGGGCGCGTCGAGCTGGTCCTATCGTGAGGTGGCGGCATGGGTGGCCCGGCTCGCCGCGCGCCTGCGACGCCACGGTGTCGGGCCGGAGGTTCGTGTTGGCACGCTGCTGGAGCGCGGCAGCTCCGAGCAGGTCGTCGCCTTCCTCGCGATCTTGAAGGCCGGGGGCACGGTGGTGCCCCAGGAGCCTTCGTATCCCCCCGCGCGTGTGGCGTGGACGCTGGCGGACTGCGGCGCGCGCGTGCTGCTGGCCCAGGAGCGCTACGCGCAGCGCCTGGCGTTGCCCGAAGGGGTGACGCTGCTGCCGTGGGAGGCGCACGGCGAAGGCGACGACATGCCGGACATGTCCCTGTGGGAGGCCGGCGAGCCACCTCCGGACTGCGCGGCCTACATCACCTATACGTCCGGGAGCACCGGCAAGCCCAAGGGCGTGATGGTGCCGTACCGCGGCACCGCGCACCTGTGCGAGTCGATGGTGTCGGACCTGCCTGTCGGGCCCGGCTCGCGGGTGTTGCAGTTCGCCTCGCCCGCGTTCGACATGTCGGCGTGGGACTACTTCCTGGCGCTGGCCTCGGGCGGCGCGCTGCACCTGTCACCCGGTGGTCCCCCTGCGGGTGACGCGTTGTACCGGATGTTGCGCGAGCAGCGCATCACCTCGGCGACGTTGCCTCCCCCTGTCGCCGCGCTCCTTCCGGAGGGGCCGCTGCCGGACCTGTCGATGTTCATGGTGGCCGCGGAGGCGTGTCCGGCGAGCCTCGTGGCCCGCTTCGCCGAAGGCCGCGCCTTCTACAACGGCTATGGCCCGACCGAGGTGACGGTGGGCGCGACCTGGGGCGTCATCGCTCCGGATGAAGTGGGGCCGCCGAACATCGGGCGTTCCATGCCCCACGTGGACACCTATGTGCTCGACGAGGCGCTCCAGCCGGTTCCGGTGGGAGTCGCGGGCGAGCTGTACGTCGGCGGGCCGTCGGTGGCCCGTGGCTATCTGGACCGGCCGGATCTCACGGCCGAGCGCTTCATCCCCGACCCCCACGGCGGCGAGCCCGGGGCCCGGCTCTACCGCACGGGCGACATGGCCCGCCGCCGCGCGGATGGACGGCTGGACTTCCAGGGGCGCGCGGACGCGCAACTGAAGATCCGTGGCTTCCGCATCGAGCCGGGCGAGGTGGAGACGGCGCTGCGCGAACTCGCCGGCATGCGCCAGGCCCACGTCACCTCGTGGCGTCCTTCCGTGGATGGCGAGCCGCGGCTGGTCGCGTACGTCGTGCCACCGCCCGGAGACATCCTTCCACCGGGAGAGCTCCGGGCACGCCTGCGCGAGCAGCTCCCCGAGCACATGATTCCGGTCGACATCGTCCCGGTGGAGGCGCTTCCGCTGCTGGCCACGGGCAAGGTGGACGTGCGGGCGCTGCCGCGGCCGTCGCTCGCCGTGTCGCCAGCGGGCAAGCCTCGCACGCCGCTGGAAGAGACCGTGGCGCGCGCCTGGGCGGAGGCCCTGGGGCTGCCCGCCGTGGACGTGCATGCCCACTTCTTCGACGACCTGGGCGGCAGCTCGCTGTCCGCGGTGCGCGCGTGCTCGCGGCTGGGCGAGGCGCTGGGCCAGGACGTCCCCATCACCCACTTCTTCGAACATCCCACCATCCACGAACTCGCCCGCAGGTTGCAGGCCGAGGCACGCCCCGAGCCCACCTCTGACGTGAAGCACCAGTCGCGCGCGGAGGCCCGCCGGCAGGCGCTCCAGCGGCGCGGAAGGAACCCCCGGGGCCAGGACTGA
- a CDS encoding DUF4130 domain-containing protein — MDVHQELRPVIGARWSQVRGVQGERLAAGHRDGGLTRVFVAPDLASFRVVARGLLARGEPPERVRFEETRGRQGMWLEAARWEAWGRAASGVPRDFVGLAQKVVCHREPARWALLYRVLWRLTHGEPSLLECHDDADVWRLRWLEQAVRRDTQALMAALRFRRVWRDGREHHVAWYRPEHLIVRDVAPFLVRRFPAFSWSLFTPDTWAHWDRERLTFEEGGALPEWARARVGLAASHSHPRAGAERASLLLVGASPVDIAEPPFAGSAGALLEVVLGRAGLTRSSRRVVRPCGDGCRSRHGVLPPTARGEGRTCRHGLEGVVAEVRPRMIIALGPVAAQAFLGVGFRMHLSRGQLLDTRWAEGWMATFDPEAVLRLPEGRARAEARIHFEADLRSAAAWLRQRLTGDARARRVEGP, encoded by the coding sequence ATGGACGTCCATCAGGAGTTGAGGCCTGTCATCGGTGCCCGGTGGTCGCAGGTCCGGGGCGTGCAGGGGGAACGGCTCGCGGCCGGACACCGGGACGGTGGGCTGACGCGGGTCTTCGTGGCGCCGGACCTGGCGTCCTTCCGGGTGGTGGCGCGGGGGCTGCTGGCGCGGGGCGAACCTCCAGAGCGGGTGCGCTTCGAGGAAACGCGTGGACGCCAGGGCATGTGGCTGGAGGCCGCGCGCTGGGAGGCCTGGGGGCGCGCGGCGTCCGGGGTGCCTCGGGACTTCGTGGGGCTGGCGCAGAAGGTGGTGTGCCACCGCGAGCCGGCGCGCTGGGCGCTGCTGTACCGCGTGCTGTGGCGGCTGACCCATGGAGAGCCGTCGCTGCTGGAGTGTCACGACGACGCGGACGTGTGGCGGCTGCGGTGGCTGGAGCAGGCGGTGCGGCGGGACACGCAGGCGTTGATGGCGGCCTTGCGCTTCCGCCGGGTGTGGCGGGACGGGCGCGAACACCATGTCGCGTGGTACCGGCCCGAACATCTCATCGTCCGGGACGTGGCGCCGTTCCTCGTGCGCCGCTTCCCGGCCTTCTCCTGGAGCCTGTTCACGCCAGACACCTGGGCGCATTGGGACCGGGAGCGGTTGACCTTCGAGGAAGGCGGGGCGCTGCCGGAGTGGGCACGCGCCCGGGTAGGACTGGCGGCGTCCCATTCGCATCCACGGGCGGGCGCGGAGCGCGCGTCCTTGCTGCTGGTGGGGGCTTCACCCGTGGACATCGCGGAGCCGCCTTTCGCGGGCTCCGCGGGAGCGCTCCTGGAGGTCGTGTTGGGCCGCGCGGGGCTCACGCGTTCCAGTCGCCGGGTGGTGCGGCCGTGCGGGGACGGATGCCGCTCGCGGCACGGAGTGCTCCCTCCGACGGCGCGGGGGGAAGGGCGCACCTGCCGTCATGGGCTGGAGGGCGTGGTGGCGGAGGTCCGCCCGCGGATGATCATCGCGCTGGGGCCCGTGGCGGCGCAGGCCTTCTTGGGGGTGGGGTTTCGCATGCACCTGAGCCGGGGGCAGCTGCTGGACACGCGGTGGGCGGAGGGCTGGATGGCCACGTTTGACCCCGAAGCGGTGCTTCGGCTTCCGGAAGGCCGGGCGCGGGCGGAGGCGCGCATCCACTTCGAAGCGGATCTCCGGTCGGCGGCGGCGTGGCTGCGGCAGCGGCTCACGGGGGACGCGCGGGCCCGGCGCGTGGAGGGTCCATGA